A part of Desulfotomaculum nigrificans DSM 574 genomic DNA contains:
- the gpmI gene encoding 2,3-bisphosphoglycerate-independent phosphoglycerate mutase, with protein sequence MKTEQRPLALIIMDGWGVSQNRDGNAIALADTSHIKKLMATYPTTILTCSGEAVGLPEGQMGNSEVGHLNIGAGRVVYQELTRITKAIKDGDFFQNEELLKAVRNAKERQTALHIMGLLSDGGVHSHIRHIFATLKLARQEGLSRVYFHAFLDGRDVPPSSAKSYMNVLLTKMKEIGVGQVATVSGRYYAMDRDRRWERTELAYRALVYSEGLQANSPVEAIDVGYERGETDEFIKPTIITDDQKQPVAKVADGDSVIFVNFRPDRARQITRAFVDEDFTGFDRGPGRPRVHFVCMTQYDKTIEAPVAFPPAKLVNTLGEWLSKHGLKQLRLAETEKYAHVTFFFNGGVEAANPGEERILIPSPKVATYDLKPEMSAYEITDTFLERLNSGQYDVIITNFANPDMVGHTGDLQATEAAITTVDKCIGRIAEAMLEKSGTVIITGDHGNADKMRDEHGGAYTAHTTSPVPFILVDDRYKGAKLRNGGSLQDIAPTMLDILGLPKPPEMTGESLLKSQG encoded by the coding sequence TTGAAGACTGAGCAGCGACCCCTGGCGCTTATTATCATGGACGGCTGGGGGGTTAGTCAAAATAGAGACGGCAATGCCATTGCCCTGGCAGACACCTCTCATATTAAGAAATTGATGGCCACCTATCCCACCACCATTCTGACATGTTCCGGTGAGGCCGTGGGACTGCCGGAAGGGCAGATGGGCAATTCCGAGGTGGGTCATTTAAACATCGGTGCCGGGCGCGTGGTGTATCAGGAATTGACCCGGATTACCAAGGCCATCAAGGACGGAGATTTTTTTCAAAACGAAGAGTTGTTAAAGGCGGTGCGCAACGCCAAGGAACGGCAAACTGCATTGCACATTATGGGTTTGCTTTCGGACGGGGGAGTGCACAGTCACATCCGGCATATTTTTGCCACCCTGAAACTGGCCCGGCAGGAGGGCCTCAGCAGGGTCTATTTTCATGCCTTTTTAGACGGGCGGGATGTACCGCCTTCCAGCGCTAAGAGCTATATGAATGTCCTGTTGACTAAGATGAAGGAAATTGGTGTGGGACAAGTGGCTACAGTGTCCGGGCGCTACTACGCCATGGACCGGGACCGCCGCTGGGAACGTACCGAACTGGCCTACCGGGCCCTGGTCTATAGTGAAGGTCTGCAGGCCAACTCACCGGTGGAGGCCATTGATGTGGGCTATGAGCGGGGCGAAACCGATGAATTTATCAAGCCCACCATTATTACAGATGATCAAAAACAACCGGTGGCTAAAGTTGCTGACGGAGACTCGGTAATCTTTGTCAATTTCCGACCCGACCGGGCCAGACAAATTACCCGGGCCTTTGTGGATGAAGATTTCACCGGTTTTGACCGGGGTCCCGGGCGGCCCAGAGTACATTTTGTGTGTATGACCCAATATGATAAGACCATTGAGGCGCCGGTGGCCTTTCCCCCGGCCAAGCTGGTTAACACCCTGGGTGAATGGCTTAGTAAGCACGGACTTAAGCAGCTGCGGCTGGCCGAAACGGAGAAATACGCCCACGTTACCTTCTTCTTTAATGGCGGTGTGGAGGCAGCCAACCCGGGTGAAGAAAGGATATTGATCCCCTCACCCAAAGTGGCCACCTATGATTTAAAGCCGGAAATGTCGGCCTATGAGATCACCGATACCTTCCTGGAGCGTCTAAATTCCGGGCAATATGATGTGATTATTACCAACTTTGCTAACCCCGATATGGTAGGTCATACCGGCGACCTGCAAGCCACCGAAGCGGCCATTACTACGGTGGACAAGTGCATTGGGAGGATTGCCGAGGCCATGTTGGAAAAGTCCGGTACCGTCATTATTACGGGGGATCACGGCAACGCCGACAAGATGAGAGATGAACACGGCGGGGCCTATACCGCCCATACCACTTCCCCGGTACCCTTTATCCTGGTAGATGACCGGTATAAAGGGGCTAAATTAAGAAATGGCGGCAGCCTGCAAGACATTGCCCCCACCATGCTGGATATTCTGGGCTTGCCCAAGCCCCCGGAAATGA
- the tpiA gene encoding triose-phosphate isomerase, which yields MRQMIIAGNWKMHKTVSEAVSFVQELKQQVASVPVEVVVCPPFTALAPVAEALKGSSIALAAQNMHWENQGAFTGEISPLMLKEIGCKYVVLGHSERRQYFGETDETVNKKVKAALEHGLVPIVCVGETLAQREANATEQVVATQTRGALADLSPEQVAGLVIAYEPVWAIGTGKTASDQDAQQVNRYIRQVIAQEFGQSAAEAVRIQYGGSVKPGNARGLMSQPDIDGALVGGASLKVEDFKGIIENSL from the coding sequence GTGCGTCAAATGATTATCGCAGGAAACTGGAAAATGCATAAAACCGTTAGTGAAGCGGTAAGCTTTGTGCAGGAACTAAAACAACAGGTGGCCAGTGTCCCGGTGGAAGTGGTGGTTTGCCCGCCCTTTACCGCCCTGGCGCCGGTGGCCGAAGCATTAAAGGGTAGTTCCATTGCCCTGGCCGCCCAAAATATGCACTGGGAAAATCAAGGAGCCTTTACCGGCGAGATTTCCCCATTAATGCTGAAAGAAATCGGCTGCAAATACGTGGTGCTGGGTCACTCGGAGCGCCGGCAGTATTTTGGCGAGACCGATGAAACAGTTAATAAAAAGGTAAAGGCGGCTCTGGAGCATGGCCTGGTGCCCATTGTTTGTGTGGGCGAAACTTTAGCCCAGCGGGAGGCCAATGCCACTGAACAAGTGGTGGCAACCCAAACCAGGGGTGCCCTGGCGGACTTGAGCCCGGAACAGGTGGCCGGTTTGGTTATTGCCTATGAACCGGTCTGGGCCATTGGTACCGGTAAAACAGCCTCTGACCAGGACGCCCAGCAGGTGAACCGGTACATCCGCCAGGTAATTGCCCAGGAGTTCGGCCAATCCGCCGCCGAAGCCGTACGCATCCAATACGGCGGCAGTGTCAAACCCGGCAACGCCAGGGGATTAATGTCCCAACCGGATATTGACGGGGCCCTGGTGGGTGGTGCCAGCCTAAAAGTGGAGGACTTTAAGGGGATTATTGAAAATTCTCTTTAA
- a CDS encoding phosphoglycerate kinase: MAKKSVRDIDVKGKRVFVRVDFNVPLDGDKITDDTRIRKALPTIQYLIDQGAKVILASHLGRPKGEVVEKYRLTPVAKRLSELLGKEVIKVNESVGPEPQQAIANMQPGDVLLLENVRFHAEETKNDEKYARQLAQLADVYVNDAFGAAHRAHASTAGIAEYLPGVAGFLMEKELEMLGKAVTNPERPFVAIIGGAKVSDKIGVIENLLTKVDSLIIGGGMANTFLKAQGYNVGKSLLEQDKVDLARELMERAKSRGVDLLLPTDVVVALAMEPTARQKVVPVAEIPDDWMVLDIGPASAEKFAAVVQKAATVVWNGPMGVFEMEPFAKGTEAVARALANSNATTIVGGGDSVAAVNKTGVADKITHISTGGGASLEFLEGKELPGVAALQDK; this comes from the coding sequence ATGGCCAAAAAGTCTGTTAGGGATATTGATGTTAAAGGAAAAAGGGTTTTTGTGCGGGTGGACTTTAATGTCCCCCTGGATGGGGATAAAATAACCGATGATACCAGAATTAGAAAAGCATTGCCCACCATTCAATATCTCATAGATCAGGGGGCCAAGGTAATCCTGGCCTCCCACCTGGGACGTCCCAAGGGGGAAGTGGTGGAGAAATACCGCTTAACCCCGGTGGCTAAAAGATTGTCTGAATTACTGGGTAAAGAAGTTATCAAGGTTAACGAGTCGGTGGGGCCGGAACCCCAGCAGGCCATTGCCAATATGCAACCCGGCGATGTATTGCTGCTGGAGAACGTGCGCTTCCATGCCGAAGAAACCAAAAACGATGAAAAATATGCCCGGCAGCTGGCCCAGCTGGCGGATGTCTATGTAAACGACGCCTTTGGTGCCGCCCACCGGGCCCACGCCTCAACTGCCGGGATTGCTGAATATCTGCCCGGTGTGGCCGGCTTCCTGATGGAGAAGGAACTGGAAATGCTGGGTAAGGCTGTGACCAACCCCGAACGGCCCTTCGTGGCCATCATTGGCGGAGCCAAGGTATCAGATAAGATTGGGGTTATTGAAAACCTGTTAACCAAGGTAGATTCTTTAATTATTGGCGGCGGTATGGCCAACACCTTCCTTAAGGCCCAGGGCTACAATGTAGGCAAATCCCTGTTGGAACAGGACAAGGTGGATTTAGCCAGGGAATTGATGGAGCGGGCCAAATCCCGGGGTGTGGATTTGCTGCTGCCCACTGATGTGGTGGTGGCCCTGGCCATGGAACCCACCGCCCGGCAAAAGGTGGTGCCGGTGGCAGAAATCCCGGACGATTGGATGGTACTGGATATTGGCCCGGCCAGTGCCGAAAAGTTTGCGGCAGTTGTGCAAAAAGCAGCCACCGTGGTGTGGAACGGACCCATGGGTGTATTTGAAATGGAACCCTTTGCCAAGGGCACCGAGGCAGTGGCCAGAGCTCTGGCCAACTCTAACGCCACCACCATTGTGGGTGGCGGCGACTCCGTGGCTGCGGTAAATAAAACAGGTGTAGCAGACAAGATTACCCACATCTCCACCGGTGGCGGGGCTTCCCTGGAGTTCTTAGAGGGCAAAGAGCTGCCCGGTGTAGCCGCCCTGCAAGATAAATAA
- the gap gene encoding type I glyceraldehyde-3-phosphate dehydrogenase, with protein sequence MTVKVGINGFGRIGRNVLRCAIERDEFEVAIVNHKSRRLDFKAINDLTYAQTLAHLLKYDSVHGVLNADVSATEDTIIINGKEIKVYAEADPAKLPWGELGVDIVIESTGRFTKAADAAKHLQAGAKKVIITAPGKDVDATFVMGVNDHTYDPAKHHIVSNASCTTNCLAPIAKVLNDNFGIVKGLMTTVHSYTNDQQILDLPHKDLRRARAAGMSIIPTTTGAAKAVALVLPELKGKLNGFAMRVPTPNVSVVDLVCELAQSTTAEEINATLKAAAEGQLKGILDFNPLPLVSRDFNGNPHSSIVDGLSTMVLEGNMAKVIAWYDNEWGYSNRVLDLALMMAEKGL encoded by the coding sequence ATGACTGTTAAGGTAGGTATAAACGGTTTTGGACGTATTGGGCGTAACGTATTACGCTGTGCCATTGAACGGGACGAATTTGAAGTAGCCATTGTTAACCACAAATCCCGCCGCCTGGACTTTAAGGCCATCAACGACCTGACCTATGCCCAAACCCTGGCCCACCTGTTGAAGTATGACTCAGTACATGGTGTTTTAAATGCCGATGTATCCGCCACCGAAGATACCATTATCATTAACGGTAAGGAAATTAAAGTTTACGCGGAGGCTGATCCGGCCAAACTGCCCTGGGGTGAATTGGGCGTAGACATTGTTATTGAATCAACCGGACGGTTTACCAAAGCTGCCGATGCCGCCAAGCACCTGCAGGCCGGTGCTAAAAAGGTAATTATCACCGCCCCTGGTAAAGATGTGGATGCTACTTTCGTGATGGGGGTTAACGACCATACCTATGATCCGGCTAAACACCACATTGTTTCCAACGCATCCTGCACCACCAACTGCCTGGCTCCCATAGCCAAGGTATTGAACGATAATTTTGGTATTGTCAAAGGCCTCATGACCACCGTACACTCCTATACCAACGACCAGCAGATTTTAGACCTGCCCCACAAGGATCTGCGCCGGGCCCGGGCTGCCGGTATGTCCATCATTCCCACCACCACCGGTGCAGCTAAGGCTGTGGCTCTGGTGTTGCCTGAGTTGAAGGGTAAACTGAACGGTTTTGCCATGCGGGTGCCTACACCCAACGTTTCTGTGGTAGACCTGGTTTGCGAACTGGCCCAGTCCACCACTGCAGAAGAAATTAACGCCACCTTAAAGGCTGCCGCTGAGGGTCAATTGAAGGGTATTCTGGATTTCAACCCCTTACCGCTGGTTTCCAGGGACTTTAACGGTAACCCCCATTCCTCCATCGTAGATGGACTGTCCACCATGGTTTTGGAAGGCAATATGGCCAAGGTAATAGCCTGGTATGACAACGAGTGGGGTTATTCCAACCGGGTACTGGATCTGGCTTTAATGATGGCTGAAAAGGGGTTGTAA
- the rpoN gene encoding RNA polymerase factor sigma-54, giving the protein MRMDFGLNLEQTQKLIMTPELRQAITVLQMSSMELTEYVEAQVLENPLLEMRDNDLERGEETGGQGDMGIEADKKDFDPDWLEYFEDRSDLGVSPGRGQREIAEQPNYEQFVSQAPTLTDHLMFQLGLSKTAGDLRPVVEYLIGNVDARGYLAISLAEANQQLKVGLPKLEEALKVLQSFDPPGVGARDLQECLNIQLDLLGEDNPLVRILIADHLSDLAAGKLSKIAAKLNVSPQEIQEAADILKKLEPKPGRNFSNANDTRYIIPDVVVEKVADQYVILVNDVAIPRLSINNTYRQVLAKNSSADPDTKRFVEEKLNSAAWLIRSIEQRRLTLYKVANCLVELQRDFLDHGVKYLKPLNLRKVADLIGVHESTVSRATSNKYIQTPQGVFEMKYFFSTGLSGASGTQVSAESLKKILQEIIQQEDPSAPLSDQKIAELFSQRGITISRRTITKYRDELGIPATNRRKRY; this is encoded by the coding sequence TTGCGCATGGACTTTGGTCTAAATTTAGAACAGACCCAAAAGTTAATAATGACCCCGGAACTACGCCAGGCCATCACTGTATTGCAGATGTCTTCTATGGAGCTGACTGAATATGTAGAGGCCCAGGTATTGGAAAATCCTCTGCTGGAAATGCGGGATAATGACCTGGAGCGGGGGGAAGAAACCGGCGGCCAGGGAGATATGGGGATTGAGGCAGATAAAAAGGATTTTGACCCCGATTGGCTGGAATATTTTGAAGACCGGAGTGATTTGGGGGTAAGTCCCGGTCGGGGGCAAAGGGAAATTGCGGAGCAGCCCAATTATGAGCAGTTTGTCAGTCAGGCGCCCACTTTAACCGATCACCTGATGTTTCAGCTGGGCTTAAGCAAGACAGCCGGGGATTTAAGGCCGGTGGTTGAATATTTAATTGGTAACGTTGATGCCAGGGGTTACCTGGCCATCAGCCTGGCCGAAGCCAACCAGCAGTTAAAGGTGGGTCTCCCTAAATTGGAGGAGGCTTTAAAAGTATTGCAAAGCTTCGATCCGCCGGGGGTGGGCGCCCGGGATCTGCAGGAGTGTCTCAATATTCAACTGGATCTGCTGGGGGAAGACAACCCCCTGGTAAGAATACTGATTGCGGATCATTTATCTGACCTGGCCGCAGGTAAGTTATCCAAAATTGCCGCTAAACTAAATGTTTCCCCCCAGGAGATTCAAGAGGCTGCTGATATTTTAAAAAAATTGGAGCCCAAGCCTGGCCGCAATTTCAGTAATGCCAACGATACCCGGTACATTATACCGGATGTGGTGGTGGAAAAAGTGGCTGACCAGTACGTCATCTTAGTCAATGATGTGGCCATACCCCGCCTGTCTATTAACAATACTTACCGCCAGGTATTGGCTAAAAATAGTTCCGCTGACCCGGATACGAAGCGCTTTGTGGAGGAAAAACTAAACTCGGCGGCCTGGCTCATTCGCAGTATCGAGCAACGTCGGCTTACTTTATATAAAGTTGCTAACTGCCTGGTGGAGCTGCAGCGCGACTTCTTAGATCACGGGGTTAAATATCTAAAGCCCCTGAACCTCAGAAAGGTAGCGGACCTGATCGGAGTGCATGAGTCCACGGTCAGCCGAGCCACCTCCAATAAATACATACAGACACCCCAGGGTGTCTTTGAAATGAAGTATTTCTTCTCCACCGGGCTCAGCGGCGCCAGCGGCACGCAGGTTTCCGCCGAAAGTTTAAAAAAGATTTTGCAAGAAATTATTCAGCAGGAAGACCCGTCCGCTCCCTTAAGTGACCAGAAAATCGCCGAATTGTTTAGCCAGAGGGGAATCACCATCTCCCGCCGGACGATAACCAAATACCGGGATGAATTAGGTATACCGGCTACTAACAGGAGGAAAAGATATTAG
- a CDS encoding DUF1405 domain-containing protein translates to MGQLIKLWQQFWANPWQARFTVPLLVINIAGSLYGFYWYHQQLAATPPVFWPVVPDSPLATTFLSLLLLAGLLGSRPAILRALAGVACIKYGLWAVYIISQYWYIGGSVEPEQIMLWVSHLGMVLQGWAYLRGWSAPRAAMLLTVGWLVLNDLMDYTLNLHPYLFAESQLVVAETAAVVLTLLCALLLLIQHINFKRWNLV, encoded by the coding sequence ATGGGTCAACTGATTAAGTTGTGGCAGCAATTTTGGGCTAACCCCTGGCAGGCCAGGTTTACGGTGCCTTTGCTGGTTATCAACATTGCCGGTTCTTTATATGGTTTCTACTGGTATCACCAACAATTGGCCGCCACCCCGCCGGTTTTTTGGCCGGTGGTTCCGGACAGCCCGTTAGCAACAACCTTCTTAAGTCTGCTTTTGCTGGCCGGTTTGCTGGGCTCACGCCCGGCCATATTGCGGGCTCTGGCCGGGGTGGCCTGTATTAAATACGGTTTGTGGGCTGTTTATATCATCAGCCAGTATTGGTATATTGGCGGGTCGGTGGAACCGGAGCAGATAATGCTGTGGGTTTCCCACCTGGGCATGGTACTCCAGGGATGGGCCTATCTGCGCGGCTGGTCAGCCCCCCGGGCGGCCATGCTGTTGACGGTGGGGTGGTTGGTCCTCAATGACCTAATGGATTATACATTAAACTTGCATCCATACTTATTTGCTGAAAGCCAACTGGTGGTGGCTGAGACAGCGGCGGTTGTGTTGACCCTGTTGTGCGCCCTGCTGCTTTTGATTCAGCACATAAACTTTAAACGGTGGAATTTAGTATAA
- a CDS encoding acyltransferase produces the protein MRRVETIKLSEDVNSMQYWYRVANPLRVCFNFVVITISRYLPFLGLKAFLLRKLLGMQVGPRASVGLAVMPDVLFPELITIGANTIIGYNTTILTHEFLVSEFRRGPVQIGSHVLIGANVTILPGVIIGDGARVGAGALVNRDIPPGALAAGVPARVVDKGRKGVAPDGSTD, from the coding sequence ATGCGGCGCGTAGAAACCATCAAATTGTCGGAAGATGTCAATTCGATGCAATATTGGTACCGAGTGGCTAACCCCTTGCGGGTATGCTTTAACTTTGTAGTGATTACCATTTCCCGCTATTTACCTTTTCTGGGCCTAAAAGCTTTTCTCTTGCGCAAGCTGCTGGGTATGCAGGTGGGCCCCCGGGCCTCCGTGGGCTTAGCGGTAATGCCGGACGTTTTATTTCCGGAGTTAATTACTATCGGTGCTAATACCATAATTGGATATAATACAACCATTCTTACCCATGAATTTTTGGTATCGGAATTTCGCCGGGGGCCGGTGCAGATCGGTTCCCATGTGTTGATCGGGGCCAATGTCACCATCTTACCGGGGGTAATTATTGGCGATGGGGCCAGAGTTGGTGCCGGGGCCCTGGTGAACCGGGATATTCCCCCGGGGGCCCTGGCGGCCGGGGTGCCGGCCAGGGTAGTGGATAAAGGCAGGAAAGGAGTTGCCCCGGATGGGTCAACTGATTAA
- a CDS encoding MBL fold metallo-hydrolase, which produces MNLRNIDQELRQKTSRAAAESFSKWRNRDEPAPPPPGVTVTFLGTGGNPEAVFSQVPHTAGFILVADGLRLYVDPGPGAVVRAEQAGIDLGTIDGVYVSHGHLDHYAGAEAVIEGMCWGMFSRRGYLLAPGQVLERDRLLSKYHQGLQPTKMGYKGGPTVIPLQSFNPVTIKGATIMPVPVHHAEENYGFILKTGSITIGYTSDTNYIKSYASPDGIKEMPVRGPIMDMIDIVDYRRDIKECFSQVDVLIANVTGHNVYAHRHITTLGLPHLLKDGKVKLCFLTHFNHCCLRPEDLRPKMAAYVEGLSGVRTIYAVDGAVHDIGKLLKQMEG; this is translated from the coding sequence ATGAATTTAAGGAACATTGATCAGGAACTGCGCCAAAAGACCAGCCGGGCTGCGGCGGAGTCCTTTAGTAAATGGCGCAACCGGGATGAACCGGCACCGCCGCCACCGGGGGTAACCGTCACATTTTTAGGCACCGGGGGTAACCCCGAGGCTGTTTTCAGCCAGGTGCCGCATACGGCGGGATTTATTTTGGTGGCAGATGGGCTTCGCCTCTATGTGGATCCGGGACCGGGGGCGGTGGTGCGGGCGGAACAGGCCGGTATTGACCTGGGCACCATTGACGGTGTCTATGTATCCCACGGTCACCTGGACCATTACGCCGGGGCCGAAGCGGTGATAGAAGGAATGTGCTGGGGCATGTTTTCCCGCCGGGGCTATTTGCTGGCTCCCGGGCAGGTGTTAGAACGGGATCGGTTGCTAAGCAAGTATCACCAGGGTTTACAGCCCACCAAGATGGGCTATAAAGGGGGGCCCACGGTGATTCCCTTGCAGTCATTTAATCCGGTAACCATTAAGGGTGCCACTATTATGCCGGTGCCGGTACACCACGCTGAGGAAAATTATGGATTTATCTTAAAGACCGGTAGTATTACTATTGGTTATACCAGTGATACTAATTATATCAAAAGTTATGCCAGCCCGGACGGGATCAAGGAAATGCCGGTGCGAGGCCCCATCATGGATATGATTGATATTGTGGATTACCGGCGAGATATTAAGGAATGTTTCAGTCAGGTGGATGTATTGATTGCCAACGTCACCGGTCATAATGTCTATGCCCACCGGCACATTACCACATTGGGTCTGCCCCACCTGTTAAAAGACGGTAAAGTTAAACTTTGTTTTTTGACCCATTTTAACCATTGCTGCCTGCGGCCCGAGGATTTGCGGCCCAAGATGGCTGCTTATGTGGAGGGATTAAGTGGCGTCCGCACCATTTACGCTGTGGACGGGGCAGTACATGATATTGGTAAGTTGTTGAAACAAATGGAAGGATAA